A single window of Anaerobacillus alkaliphilus DNA harbors:
- a CDS encoding SpoIID/LytB domain-containing protein — MKFQKSLRVMLVFVLCFSFILPQVSGAELTSTEPNVRIGVVPDAKSIKIGSNSAFTISDKATGEELFTGLKSEVDVTLISTADIKTNNWLQTAYSGSQVYIDNWLALADLHGFTTYLEPHPTLNGYRLLIGGLPSDATTEEKNNFRQDVISKGLANSDSFWRLITTTEGETILKISNNTTEVYTSNPVTIVSPNGLVKMGGKQYRGSGEVGFNSGGTLAGINIVALDDYVQGVVPHELPPVPFGGIAAVEAQKAQAVAARTYALNNLGKHNTNGYDLLPTTADQVYGGYDAEHPISTQAVRETAGIVATYEGKLITTVYHSTSGGYTANNEDIWNSPAVPYLRGVPDAERGKAAANVPSLTVFKNHSNPTSLRAAKEGDFEADWSRYHRWTYEWSAEEISEVISTRFNTDVGKVLEINVLERSDSGRVFEIEFVTENGTFSEKKDRIRWALQYINASGNQSPLWSTLFFIEPVIERKSKEVTGFKVYGGGWGHGIGMSQTGAVGMAVKGATYEEILKHYYQGIDLELYY; from the coding sequence ATGAAGTTTCAAAAATCATTGAGGGTCATGCTAGTTTTTGTCCTATGCTTTAGTTTCATCCTACCACAAGTTAGTGGTGCAGAGTTAACTTCTACAGAGCCAAATGTTCGGATAGGGGTTGTGCCTGATGCAAAATCTATCAAAATTGGTAGTAATTCAGCGTTTACGATCTCAGATAAGGCAACAGGGGAAGAACTGTTTACAGGATTAAAAAGTGAAGTAGATGTTACATTGATAAGTACTGCGGATATAAAAACAAATAACTGGTTACAAACAGCTTACTCAGGTAGTCAAGTTTATATTGACAACTGGTTAGCCCTGGCCGACCTTCACGGCTTCACTACTTATTTAGAACCACACCCAACATTAAATGGATACCGTTTACTTATCGGCGGTTTACCTAGTGATGCGACAACAGAAGAAAAAAATAACTTTAGGCAAGATGTAATTTCTAAAGGGTTAGCTAATAGTGATTCGTTTTGGAGACTAATCACAACAACTGAAGGTGAAACCATTCTTAAAATAAGTAACAATACCACTGAAGTTTACACATCAAATCCTGTTACTATCGTTTCCCCTAATGGTCTTGTAAAAATGGGAGGAAAACAATATCGTGGATCAGGTGAAGTTGGTTTCAATAGCGGAGGAACATTAGCAGGGATTAATATTGTAGCTTTAGATGACTACGTTCAAGGTGTTGTACCGCACGAACTACCACCAGTGCCGTTTGGCGGTATTGCGGCAGTTGAAGCACAAAAAGCACAGGCAGTTGCAGCACGTACTTATGCATTAAACAACTTAGGTAAGCATAATACAAACGGGTATGATTTACTACCAACAACGGCTGATCAGGTTTATGGTGGATATGATGCAGAACATCCTATCTCCACTCAAGCGGTGCGTGAAACTGCTGGTATCGTTGCCACTTACGAAGGAAAATTAATTACAACTGTCTACCATTCGACGAGCGGTGGTTATACAGCAAACAATGAAGATATTTGGAATTCTCCAGCAGTACCTTACTTACGAGGAGTTCCTGATGCCGAGAGAGGAAAGGCTGCCGCTAACGTTCCAAGCTTAACCGTTTTTAAAAACCATAGTAATCCTACTTCGCTAAGAGCAGCTAAAGAAGGAGACTTTGAAGCAGATTGGTCTCGTTATCATCGTTGGACGTATGAATGGAGTGCTGAAGAGATTAGTGAAGTAATTAGTACTAGATTTAACACAGATGTTGGTAAGGTACTAGAAATTAACGTTTTGGAACGTTCAGATTCAGGTCGGGTTTTTGAAATTGAATTTGTGACTGAAAATGGAACTTTCTCTGAGAAAAAAGACCGTATTCGTTGGGCATTACAATACATTAATGCAAGTGGAAACCAAAGTCCGCTTTGGAGTACCTTATTCTTCATTGAGCCAGTTATTGAACGTAAAAGTAAGGAAGTAACTGGATTTAAAGTTTACGGTGGTGGTTGGGGGCACGGCATCGGCATGTCGCAAACGGGTGCCGTTGGTATGGCTGTTAAAGGAGCAACCTACGAGGAGATTTTAAAGCACTACTATCAAGGAATTGATTTAGAACTATACTATTAA